One window of the Methanocaldococcus vulcanius M7 genome contains the following:
- a CDS encoding anthranilate synthase component II, whose amino-acid sequence MKVLVIDNIDSFVWNLVQYVGTLGYKVKLVDNKITLEEVKKIDPDRIIISPGPKTPKEAGNCIKIIQEIDIPILGVCLGHQCIVEAFGGEVGRAERVMHGKASLIEHDGKGIFKDLPNQFYGGRYHSLIAKEVPKELKITAKSLDDNYIMGVRHKKLPIEGVQFHPESILTESNNLKFPHLGLKLIKNFVENEY is encoded by the coding sequence ATGAAGGTTTTAGTTATCGATAATATCGACTCCTTTGTTTGGAATTTAGTCCAATATGTAGGAACTTTGGGGTATAAAGTTAAGTTAGTAGATAATAAGATCACATTGGAAGAGGTTAAAAAAATAGATCCTGATAGAATAATTATAAGTCCCGGGCCAAAAACCCCAAAAGAGGCAGGAAATTGCATAAAGATTATTCAGGAGATAGATATTCCTATATTGGGTGTTTGTTTAGGTCATCAGTGTATTGTCGAGGCATTTGGCGGAGAGGTTGGAAGAGCAGAGAGGGTTATGCATGGAAAAGCAAGTTTAATTGAACATGATGGTAAGGGGATCTTTAAGGATCTTCCAAATCAATTTTATGGTGGGAGGTATCATTCTTTAATAGCTAAAGAAGTTCCAAAAGAACTTAAAATAACTGCTAAGAGTTTAGACGATAATTATATTATGGGGGTTAGACATAAAAAACTACCAATTGAAGGAGTGCAATTCCATCCGGAGAGTATCTTAACGGAATCAAATAACTTAAAATTTCCACATTTGGGCTTAAAACTAATTAAAAATTTCGTTGAGAATGAGTATTAA
- a CDS encoding coenzyme F420-0:L-glutamate ligase, with protein MKLSSIGIKEKKKVEVIGLELPIFKGNEKINLSELIAQYPIKDGDVIVIAETLVSKLEGGVVDRDKIIPSQKAIELAKKTGKDPKVVQVILDEAKEIVKVGKNFIITETKHGFVCANSGVDESNVYGGIKVLPRDPDKSAEKIRKEIEKLTGKKIGVIISDSVGRPFRKGAVGIAIGVSGIIALWDRKGEKDLFGRDLKTTEVAIADELASMANVVMGEADEGIPVVIIRGSRVPFGQGNGKDLIRPKEEDVFR; from the coding sequence ATGAAATTGTCATCAATCGGCATAAAAGAAAAGAAAAAGGTTGAAGTTATTGGATTAGAACTCCCAATCTTTAAAGGTAATGAAAAGATAAACTTATCTGAGTTAATTGCCCAGTATCCAATTAAAGACGGAGATGTGATTGTTATTGCAGAGACATTGGTCTCAAAATTAGAGGGAGGGGTTGTAGATAGGGATAAGATTATTCCATCGCAGAAGGCCATTGAATTGGCTAAAAAGACGGGAAAAGATCCTAAAGTTGTGCAGGTTATTTTAGATGAAGCAAAGGAGATAGTTAAAGTTGGAAAAAACTTTATTATAACTGAAACAAAACATGGCTTTGTATGTGCTAACAGTGGTGTAGATGAGAGCAACGTGTATGGGGGTATAAAAGTTCTACCAAGAGACCCAGATAAAAGTGCTGAAAAAATTAGAAAAGAAATTGAAAAACTAACCGGAAAGAAAATTGGAGTGATAATATCAGATAGTGTAGGTAGACCATTTAGAAAGGGAGCTGTTGGAATCGCAATAGGTGTTAGCGGAATCATTGCTTTATGGGATAGAAAGGGGGAGAAAGACCTATTTGGCAGGGACTTAAAAACAACAGAGGTTGCAATAGCAGATGAACTGGCGAGTATGGCAAATGTTGTAATGGGAGAGGCAGATGAAGGAATCCCAGTTGTGATAATTAGAGGTTCGAGAGTTCCTTTTGGACAAGGAAATGGAAAAGATTTAATTAGACCAAAGGAAGAGGATGTTTTTAGATAG
- a CDS encoding universal stress protein, protein MCRKYEKILYPTDFSETAELALNHVKAFKKLKSEEVVILHVIDEREIKKKDILSLLLGVAGLNKSVEEFEKELKDKLMKEAESKIEPIKKELEELGFKVKDLIVVGVPHKEIVKVAEEEQVDIIIMGSHGKTNLKEILLGSVTENVIKKSKKPVLIVKRKKVE, encoded by the coding sequence ATGTGCAGAAAATATGAAAAGATCCTCTATCCAACAGATTTCTCTGAGACCGCTGAACTTGCCCTAAATCATGTAAAAGCATTTAAAAAACTTAAATCAGAAGAAGTTGTAATACTACACGTTATAGATGAAAGAGAAATAAAAAAGAAAGATATATTATCTTTACTTTTAGGTGTAGCTGGGCTAAATAAATCAGTTGAGGAATTTGAAAAGGAATTAAAAGATAAACTAATGAAAGAGGCAGAAAGTAAAATAGAACCAATTAAAAAAGAACTTGAAGAATTAGGTTTTAAAGTTAAAGATCTTATAGTTGTTGGCGTTCCACACAAAGAGATCGTAAAAGTGGCAGAAGAAGAGCAGGTAGATATTATAATAATGGGATCCCACGGTAAAACCAATCTAAAAGAAATACTCCTCGGCTCCGTTACAGAAAACGTGATTAAAAAATCAAAAAAACCTGTTTTAATAGTTAAAAGGAAAAAAGTTGAATAA
- the serB gene encoding phosphoserine phosphatase SerB codes for MEKKKLILFDFDSTLVNNETIDEIAKEAGVEEEVKKITKEAMEGKLNFEQSLKKRVNLLKDLPVEKVENAMKRITLTEGAEETIKELKNRGYIVAVVSGGFDIAVNRIKEKLGLDYAFANRLIVKDGKLTGEVEGEVLKEDAKGEILQKIAEIEGIKLEDTVVVGDGANDISMFKKAGFKIAFCAKPVLKEKADVCVEKRDLREILKYLKREEG; via the coding sequence ATGGAAAAAAAGAAACTTATTTTATTTGATTTCGATAGCACGTTGGTTAATAATGAAACAATAGATGAGATCGCAAAAGAAGCAGGAGTTGAAGAAGAGGTTAAAAAAATCACAAAAGAAGCGATGGAAGGAAAATTAAACTTTGAGCAGTCGTTAAAAAAGAGAGTAAACTTACTAAAAGATCTCCCAGTCGAAAAAGTAGAAAATGCTATGAAGAGGATAACGTTAACAGAAGGAGCCGAAGAGACCATTAAAGAGTTAAAAAATAGAGGATATATTGTTGCTGTTGTTAGCGGTGGATTTGATATTGCAGTTAATAGGATTAAAGAAAAATTGGGATTGGATTATGCTTTTGCAAATCGGCTAATAGTTAAAGATGGCAAACTAACAGGAGAAGTTGAAGGAGAGGTTTTAAAAGAAGATGCAAAAGGGGAGATATTGCAAAAAATAGCCGAAATTGAAGGAATAAAATTAGAAGATACTGTGGTTGTGGGAGATGGGGCTAATGATATAAGTATGTTTAAAAAAGCAGGTTTTAAAATAGCTTTTTGTGCTAAACCAGTATTAAAAGAAAAAGCAGATGTTTGTGTAGAAAAAAGGGATTTAAGGGAGATTTTAAAATATTTAAAAAGAGAGGAGGGATAA
- the purO gene encoding IMP cyclohydrolase, with the protein MYIGRFLVVGKTKEGKVFGAYRVSSRSFPNREARKLNENTIAILPKDLNEMFKNPYITYNCIKVVNKTVVVSNGIHTDFIAEKLHFGKRDALTYVLAVMDYEKDEYNTPRIGAVLDKEECYLGYVSCEDIRVKKVNLKNGKGYYLGVYNACSIDESQEIEIEGETAEEIADYILNYKEFEYPVACAVAIIEDEDISLAIKNKN; encoded by the coding sequence ATGTATATTGGAAGATTTTTAGTCGTTGGAAAAACAAAGGAAGGAAAAGTTTTTGGAGCATATCGGGTCTCAAGCAGAAGTTTTCCAAATCGAGAAGCAAGAAAATTAAATGAAAACACAATTGCAATACTCCCAAAGGACTTAAATGAAATGTTTAAAAACCCATATATTACCTACAACTGCATAAAAGTCGTAAATAAGACAGTTGTTGTCTCTAATGGAATACATACTGATTTTATCGCTGAAAAACTACATTTTGGGAAAAGAGATGCTCTAACTTATGTATTGGCAGTTATGGATTATGAAAAAGATGAGTATAATACTCCAAGAATCGGAGCAGTTTTAGATAAAGAGGAATGTTATTTAGGATACGTCTCTTGTGAAGATATTCGAGTAAAAAAAGTAAATTTAAAAAACGGAAAGGGATATTATTTAGGAGTTTATAACGCATGCAGTATAGATGAAAGCCAGGAAATTGAAATTGAAGGAGAAACTGCTGAAGAGATAGCAGATTACATACTAAATTATAAAGAATTTGAGTATCCAGTAGCATGTGCAGTTGCAATTATTGAAGATGAAGACATCTCTTTGGCTATAAAAAATAAGAATTAG
- a CDS encoding CopG family ribbon-helix-helix protein: MVNVERISISFPKFLLKEIDEVVNKKGYSSRSELIRDAVRKHILENNPLNKNEKVSGIIIVVYDPTKEALEKMSKLYFEYNHIVKSLNQAYVTTSCGKNAKVEIFVVEGHSSDISNFYEEIEKINGKIYDKVIIF; encoded by the coding sequence ATGGTTAATGTTGAAAGAATAAGCATATCTTTTCCAAAATTTTTATTAAAAGAGATCGATGAAGTCGTTAATAAAAAAGGATATTCAAGTAGAAGTGAGCTCATTAGAGATGCAGTTAGGAAACATATCCTCGAAAACAACCCATTAAATAAGAACGAAAAAGTTAGTGGAATTATAATTGTAGTTTATGATCCAACAAAAGAGGCCTTAGAAAAAATGAGTAAACTTTATTTTGAATACAACCATATTGTAAAATCCCTAAATCAGGCCTACGTAACAACATCGTGCGGAAAAAACGCAAAAGTTGAGATTTTTGTAGTAGAAGGACACTCTTCAGATATTTCAAATTTTTACGAAGAGATAGAAAAAATAAATGGGAAAATATACGATAAAGTTATTATCTTTTAA
- the purC gene encoding phosphoribosylaminoimidazolesuccinocarboxamide synthase yields the protein MDINLMKKTPLYSGKAKSIYEIDDEKVLIEFRDDITAGNGAKHDVKEGKGYLNALISSKLFEVLENNGIKTHYIKYIEPRYMIAKKVEIIPIEVIVRNIAAGSLCKKYPFKEGEELPFPIVQFDYKNDEYGDPMLNDDIALALNLATKEELEEIKKIALKVNEALKKYFDEKGILLVDFKIEIGRDKDGNLLVADEISPDTMRLWDKETRDVLDKDVFRKDLGDVIAKYKVVAERLGLLNRG from the coding sequence ATGGACATCAACCTAATGAAAAAAACACCATTATACAGTGGAAAGGCAAAGTCAATTTACGAAATTGACGATGAAAAGGTATTAATAGAGTTTAGAGACGACATAACTGCTGGAAATGGAGCTAAGCATGATGTTAAAGAAGGAAAGGGGTATTTAAACGCTTTAATCTCCTCAAAATTATTCGAGGTTTTAGAAAACAACGGAATTAAAACCCATTACATAAAATACATAGAACCAAGATACATGATTGCTAAAAAAGTTGAGATAATCCCAATAGAAGTGATCGTGAGAAATATCGCAGCAGGAAGCTTATGCAAAAAATATCCCTTTAAAGAAGGGGAAGAACTACCCTTTCCAATTGTTCAATTTGATTATAAAAACGATGAATACGGAGATCCAATGTTAAATGATGATATTGCATTGGCTTTAAACTTAGCAACAAAAGAAGAATTAGAAGAAATCAAAAAAATTGCATTAAAGGTTAATGAAGCATTAAAAAAATACTTTGATGAAAAAGGGATTTTATTGGTGGATTTCAAAATTGAAATAGGAAGAGATAAAGATGGAAATCTCTTAGTGGCTGATGAAATAAGTCCCGACACTATGAGATTGTGGGATAAAGAAACAAGAGATGTATTGGATAAAGATGTATTTAGAAAGGATTTAGGGGATGTTATAGCAAAATATAAGGTAGTTGCTGAGAGATTGGGCTTATTAAATAGAGGGTAA
- a CDS encoding AAA family ATPase, which produces MKNENYELLTIKVKDFGVIKEGEVKLKPLTIFFGKNNTGKTYMGYLIWGIFENFAYPSFLKFKIIDNSNNLNHVISKLKSIIANQTSGEIHFDKIKLCMEKNYIKRVFNYGEIDFRELEITLNKKFKYEIITKYFGIIDEKYIDKILIDFLKEEDVNDKKTNKLCVGIFENPPWTASFRPVEGNIVVGIKNNIIKRQRELGKILKDMIMLDVFEILLENTVKNVIYLPASKSGLILSSGLFIDKVFDSSTIFRIYGESEASEEEKLEFPEPVKDFMRIYLKPSIYNLDINQEYQDIALLFENNIIKGKLIYDKDANKLSYITKNGKPIPFHCASSSVVETIPLLKLLKYSKLIKKGTLLIIEEPEAHLHPDAQRIFARAIVKLINKGVYVLLITHSPDILQQINNNIKLYYLEKMGKNKELETFLKKYNYGENEILNPEKVAPYLFVDEGDGVKIKELEIIEGEGISYEAFYQTLYELHTETEELRDLIEGEDGDIEE; this is translated from the coding sequence ATGAAAAATGAAAATTATGAATTATTAACCATCAAAGTTAAGGATTTTGGCGTAATTAAAGAAGGAGAGGTTAAATTAAAACCTCTAACCATATTTTTTGGAAAGAATAACACTGGAAAGACATATATGGGATATTTGATTTGGGGGATTTTTGAAAATTTCGCATACCCCAGTTTCCTTAAATTTAAAATAATTGATAACAGCAATAATTTGAATCATGTTATATCAAAATTAAAATCAATAATAGCTAATCAAACGTCTGGAGAAATTCATTTTGATAAAATTAAATTATGTATGGAAAAAAATTACATTAAAAGGGTCTTTAATTATGGGGAAATAGATTTTAGAGAATTGGAGATTACTTTAAATAAAAAATTTAAGTATGAGATTATAACAAAATATTTTGGAATTATAGATGAAAAATATATTGATAAAATATTAATTGATTTCCTAAAAGAAGAGGATGTAAATGATAAAAAAACAAATAAATTATGTGTTGGTATTTTTGAAAATCCACCATGGACTGCATCTTTTAGACCCGTAGAGGGAAATATAGTAGTAGGTATAAAAAATAATATAATAAAAAGACAAAGAGAATTAGGGAAAATATTAAAAGATATGATAATGCTAGATGTATTTGAAATCTTATTAGAAAATACTGTTAAAAATGTTATATATCTTCCAGCATCAAAAAGTGGTCTTATTTTGTCTTCAGGTTTGTTTATAGACAAAGTCTTTGATAGTTCCACCATATTCAGAATATATGGCGAATCAGAAGCTTCAGAAGAAGAAAAATTAGAATTTCCAGAACCAGTAAAAGATTTTATGAGAATTTATCTCAAACCAAGCATTTACAATCTAGATATTAATCAAGAATATCAAGATATTGCATTATTATTTGAAAATAACATTATAAAAGGAAAATTGATTTATGATAAAGATGCAAATAAGCTTAGCTATATCACAAAAAATGGAAAACCAATTCCATTTCATTGTGCATCTTCATCAGTAGTTGAGACGATTCCTTTATTAAAGTTATTAAAATATTCAAAACTTATTAAAAAAGGCACACTCCTAATCATTGAAGAGCCAGAAGCTCATCTCCATCCAGATGCACAGAGAATTTTTGCAAGGGCAATAGTTAAACTAATTAACAAAGGAGTTTATGTTTTATTAATAACACACAGTCCAGACATATTACAACAGATAAACAATAACATAAAACTCTACTATTTAGAAAAAATGGGCAAAAATAAAGAATTAGAAACGTTCTTAAAAAAGTATAATTATGGAGAGAATGAGATTTTAAATCCAGAAAAAGTAGCACCGTATTTATTTGTTGATGAGGGGGACGGGGTTAAGATAAAGGAGCTGGAAATAATTGAAGGAGAAGGGATATCTTATGAAGCATTCTACCAAACATTATATGAGTTGCATACTGAAACAGAGGAGTTGAGAGACTTAATTGAGGGGGAAGATGGAGATATTGAAGAATGA
- the purS gene encoding phosphoribosylformylglycinamidine synthase subunit PurS — translation MYKATVIIKLKKGVLNPEGRTINRALNFLGFNNVKDVQTYKMIDMIIEGDSKEEIEKEVEEMCKKLLANPVIHDYEIKIEKIE, via the coding sequence ATGTATAAGGCAACAGTTATAATAAAACTAAAAAAAGGTGTCTTAAATCCAGAAGGAAGAACAATAAACAGGGCATTAAACTTTTTAGGATTCAATAACGTTAAAGATGTCCAAACATACAAGATGATCGATATGATTATAGAAGGAGATAGCAAAGAAGAGATCGAGAAAGAAGTTGAAGAGATGTGCAAAAAGTTATTAGCAAACCCGGTTATTCACGATTATGAGATAAAAATTGAGAAGATTGAATAA
- the trpD gene encoding anthranilate phosphoribosyltransferase, whose amino-acid sequence MIENAIKKIVEFKDLDKKEAEEVMEEIMGGYAKPTQIASLLTALRMKGETIDEITAFAEVMRKHSIKIHPNVPKLLDTCGTGGDNLNTFNISTATAFVVSTYVPVAKHGNKAVSSKSGSADVLEALGVNLNVSIEKIKRSIEELGIGFLFAPQFHPAMKYATPVRRDLGIRTVFNVLGPLTNPANANYQLMGVYDEKLTEKLANVLKNLGLKGALVVHGSGMDEITTIGKTKISEMKNGEIKTYYIDPEDFGIKKAKLDEIKGGNSEENAKIIRGIFEGEEVGAKRDIVVLNSAFALYIADETKNVEEGIKLAEKSIDSGKALKKLEDLIDFYREG is encoded by the coding sequence ATGATTGAAAATGCCATAAAAAAAATAGTAGAGTTTAAAGATTTAGATAAAAAAGAAGCAGAAGAAGTTATGGAAGAAATCATGGGCGGGTATGCAAAACCCACACAAATTGCCTCACTATTAACTGCTTTAAGAATGAAAGGGGAAACAATAGACGAAATAACTGCTTTTGCCGAAGTTATGAGGAAACATTCAATAAAAATACATCCAAATGTTCCTAAGCTTTTAGATACCTGCGGAACCGGGGGAGATAACTTAAACACATTCAATATAAGCACTGCCACTGCCTTCGTCGTTTCAACCTACGTTCCAGTAGCAAAACATGGAAATAAAGCAGTTAGTAGTAAAAGTGGTAGTGCAGACGTTTTAGAAGCTCTGGGCGTTAACTTAAATGTATCTATTGAAAAAATAAAAAGATCCATTGAAGAATTAGGAATTGGATTTTTATTTGCCCCCCAATTTCATCCAGCAATGAAGTATGCAACACCCGTTAGGAGAGATTTAGGAATTAGAACTGTTTTTAATGTTTTAGGTCCTTTAACTAATCCCGCCAATGCCAATTATCAACTAATGGGCGTTTATGATGAAAAATTAACTGAAAAATTAGCAAATGTATTAAAAAATCTCGGATTAAAAGGAGCACTTGTAGTTCATGGGAGTGGAATGGACGAAATAACAACAATTGGAAAAACAAAAATCTCAGAAATGAAAAACGGAGAAATAAAAACATACTATATTGATCCAGAAGATTTCGGGATTAAAAAAGCTAAATTGGATGAAATTAAAGGAGGAAACTCCGAAGAAAACGCAAAGATAATTAGAGGAATATTCGAAGGAGAAGAAGTGGGTGCTAAGAGAGATATTGTCGTTTTAAATTCTGCCTTTGCCCTATATATTGCAGATGAAACCAAAAATGTAGAAGAAGGAATTAAATTAGCCGAAAAATCTATTGATAGCGGAAAAGCATTGAAAAAATTAGAAGATCTAATTGACTTTTATAGAGAGGGTTAA
- the argS gene encoding arginine--tRNA ligase, with translation MDVKEKIIKALKDTIKGDIGEEISIKLEKPPNTELGDYSVNICFKLAKLLKKSPKMIAEDIVKKLKEKNIEGIKEIKAINGYINFYIDNNAFAKYLTEKICEEKSNYGRGHKKSVKIILEHTSANPNGPLHIGHLRNAIIGDCLKRILEFYGYDVETHYYVNDMGRQMALVVYGIELFGLDRNKKKDHAIAETYIKVNKYLEENPEEEEKILELMRKYEDALEKNKDTEITKKFEFAVNYALDGIKETLNNLNIKHDTFVWESSYVRNGLVKEVIKKLMETGKIIKEETYMLDLSDFGIEKKMVLARANGTSLYSTRDIAYHLDKLSKCDIGIDVLGADHKLTAEMVKAALKLLGSKVPEIIFYEFISLPEGSMSTRRGRFISADELLEEAIKRAKEECNKRDVEENIAYDIGLGAVRYNIARISPEKPMVFKWEEALDFEKVGCPFIQYAHARCCSILKEAENKGIEDEAIFNYELTKEEKELIKKLDEFKDIIKESAENRKVHILANYLLELAKIFNRFYANCPILLEKVNDDVKKSRLKLVKSTKIVLEIGLGLLGINCPGRM, from the coding sequence ATGGACGTTAAAGAGAAGATAATCAAAGCATTGAAAGATACAATTAAAGGAGATATTGGAGAAGAGATAAGTATAAAATTAGAAAAACCTCCAAATACAGAGTTAGGAGATTACTCGGTAAATATTTGCTTCAAATTAGCAAAACTGCTGAAAAAAAGCCCGAAGATGATCGCAGAGGATATTGTTAAGAAACTAAAAGAAAAAAATATAGAAGGAATTAAAGAAATTAAAGCGATTAATGGTTATATAAACTTTTATATAGACAACAATGCTTTTGCTAAATACCTAACTGAAAAAATTTGCGAAGAAAAAAGCAACTATGGAAGAGGGCATAAAAAAAGCGTGAAAATCATATTAGAGCATACATCAGCAAATCCTAACGGTCCTTTACATATTGGTCATTTGAGAAATGCGATTATTGGAGATTGCTTAAAAAGAATTTTAGAATTTTACGGTTATGATGTTGAAACCCACTACTACGTAAATGATATGGGAAGACAGATGGCATTAGTTGTTTATGGAATTGAATTATTCGGCTTAGACAGAAACAAAAAGAAAGATCATGCGATAGCTGAAACATATATTAAAGTAAACAAATACTTAGAAGAAAACCCAGAAGAGGAAGAAAAGATTTTAGAATTAATGAGAAAATATGAAGATGCATTAGAAAAAAACAAAGACACTGAAATAACTAAAAAATTTGAGTTTGCTGTTAATTACGCCTTAGATGGGATAAAAGAAACATTAAATAATCTAAACATTAAGCATGATACCTTTGTTTGGGAAAGTTCCTATGTAAGAAACGGATTAGTTAAAGAAGTTATAAAAAAATTAATGGAGACAGGAAAGATAATCAAAGAAGAAACCTATATGCTTGATCTCTCTGATTTTGGCATTGAAAAGAAGATGGTTTTAGCGAGAGCCAATGGAACAAGCTTGTATTCAACAAGAGATATTGCCTACCATTTAGATAAATTATCAAAATGCGATATAGGAATAGATGTCTTAGGAGCAGATCATAAATTAACAGCAGAAATGGTTAAAGCTGCCTTAAAATTGCTCGGAAGTAAAGTGCCAGAAATAATATTTTATGAATTTATCTCTCTTCCAGAGGGCTCAATGAGCACAAGAAGAGGAAGATTCATAAGTGCTGATGAGTTGTTGGAGGAAGCGATAAAAAGAGCCAAAGAAGAATGCAATAAAAGAGATGTTGAAGAAAATATTGCCTACGATATTGGTTTAGGAGCTGTGAGATACAATATAGCAAGAATTTCACCAGAAAAACCAATGGTATTTAAATGGGAAGAGGCATTGGATTTTGAAAAAGTTGGATGTCCGTTTATACAGTATGCTCATGCAAGATGTTGCAGTATCTTAAAAGAGGCAGAAAATAAAGGAATTGAAGATGAAGCGATATTCAATTATGAATTAACAAAGGAAGAAAAAGAGTTAATTAAAAAATTAGATGAATTTAAAGACATAATTAAGGAGAGTGCTGAAAATAGGAAAGTGCATATATTAGCCAACTACCTATTAGAGCTTGCTAAGATATTTAATAGATTCTACGCAAACTGTCCGATTCTATTGGAAAAAGTTAATGATGATGTTAAAAAATCAAGATTAAAGTTAGTCAAAAGCACTAAAATAGTTTTAGAGATTGGCTTGGGCTTGTTGGGAATAAATTGTCCAGGAAGGATGTGA
- a CDS encoding thiamine-phosphate synthase family protein, translating into MVILAIGGYDPTGGAGISADMKTAHTLNVYCPTITTSIIPQNNKMVYEKFDLSENNIKNQFKAVFEEFDIEYVKTGVLTTTAINVLLKYIDKYELKVICDPVLASTTKFPFANKELLAEYIKLFNKSFLITPNRQEYNEIINFTKNNKLKIKDDLNILITGINDILLKNSKIIKTFKGFRINREVHGTGCVYSTAITAFLSKGRNLEEAIKEAKKFTLSSIIYSKKSKLGYNSNPTYISKETVIKNLNYALYLLKHMNFNLIPEVGSNIAESLPIPKDFRDVAGLTGRIIKNKLGGFYIVGDVEFGASEHIAKIILSASKFNPEIRSCMNIKYDEELIKILQDKFTVSSFDRKDEPPDVSTMEWGTTLACEKFGGVPDLIYDKGGEGKEPMIRVLGRDAVEVIKKVEVIQKIYNSLR; encoded by the coding sequence ATGGTTATTTTAGCAATAGGAGGTTATGATCCCACAGGTGGAGCTGGTATCTCTGCAGATATGAAAACAGCCCATACGTTAAATGTTTACTGCCCAACAATAACAACCTCAATAATTCCACAAAATAATAAAATGGTTTATGAAAAGTTCGATTTATCAGAAAATAATATCAAAAATCAGTTTAAAGCGGTCTTTGAGGAGTTTGATATTGAATATGTTAAAACGGGTGTTTTAACAACAACTGCCATCAACGTTTTATTAAAATACATTGACAAATATGAATTAAAAGTTATCTGCGATCCAGTTTTAGCATCAACAACAAAATTTCCATTCGCTAATAAAGAACTACTTGCAGAGTATATTAAGCTCTTTAACAAAAGCTTTTTGATAACCCCAAATCGACAGGAATATAATGAAATAATCAACTTTACCAAAAATAACAAATTAAAAATAAAAGACGATTTAAATATTCTAATTACAGGCATTAATGACATCTTATTAAAAAACTCAAAAATCATAAAAACATTTAAAGGATTCAGAATTAACAGAGAAGTTCATGGAACTGGATGCGTTTATTCAACAGCCATAACCGCGTTTCTTTCCAAAGGTAGAAATTTGGAAGAAGCCATTAAAGAAGCAAAAAAATTTACACTATCCTCAATCATCTACTCAAAAAAATCAAAACTTGGATATAACAGCAACCCCACATATATCAGTAAAGAAACAGTTATTAAAAATCTCAACTATGCATTATATCTTCTAAAACATATGAATTTCAACTTAATCCCAGAAGTAGGTAGTAATATTGCTGAATCTCTTCCAATTCCAAAAGATTTTAGAGATGTTGCGGGATTAACTGGAAGAATAATAAAAAATAAACTTGGAGGTTTTTATATCGTTGGAGATGTAGAGTTTGGAGCTTCTGAGCATATTGCAAAGATAATTTTATCTGCAAGTAAATTTAACCCAGAAATAAGATCTTGTATGAACATAAAATATGATGAGGAGTTAATAAAAATATTACAAGATAAATTTACCGTATCTTCATTTGACCGAAAAGATGAACCGCCAGATGTTTCAACTATGGAATGGGGAACAACACTTGCCTGTGAAAAGTTTGGAGGAGTTCCAGACCTTATTTATGATAAAGGAGGAGAAGGAAAAGAGCCGATGATTAGAGTTTTAGGTAGAGATGCAGTTGAAGTTATTAAAAAAGTTGAAGTTATTCAAAAGATCTATAATTCTTTAAGATAA
- a CDS encoding DUF362 domain-containing protein: MKKISILKNCVGCGTCVVFCPKKAIKTYGVAIINKEKCVNCGICVKYCPIDAIKVDTTLTNDQY, translated from the coding sequence ATGAAAAAAATCAGCATATTAAAAAATTGCGTTGGCTGTGGAACGTGTGTGGTATTTTGTCCTAAAAAAGCAATAAAAACATATGGAGTTGCAATAATAAATAAAGAAAAGTGTGTGAATTGTGGAATTTGCGTAAAATATTGTCCAATTGACGCAATAAAAGTCGATACTACATTAACCAATGATCAATATTAA
- a CDS encoding ATP-binding protein → MLSKLLKIIKGEKDKPLGKNVEDTWGPTIDYDRCKNCASCYNFCKYGVYAIENGRVVVKNKSNCIEGCSLCLDVCRYGALSFPDHKT, encoded by the coding sequence ATGCTCTCAAAACTTCTAAAAATTATTAAAGGGGAGAAAGATAAGCCATTGGGTAAAAATGTCGAAGATACTTGGGGACCTACAATAGATTATGACCGATGCAAAAACTGTGCAAGTTGCTATAATTTTTGTAAATATGGTGTTTATGCAATAGAAAACGGAAGGGTTGTTGTAAAAAACAAATCAAACTGTATCGAAGGATGTTCTCTATGCTTAGATGTGTGTAGATACGGTGCATTATCATTTCCGGATCATAAAACATAA